A single window of Bacteroidota bacterium DNA harbors:
- a CDS encoding PorV/PorQ family protein gives MGKFIKKIISALCASAVLGSSTFAGNADRAGQAGASELLINPWARSSGMAGANTASVKGLEGSFLNIAGIAFTRKTELIFSHTDWLSGTDISINSFGFTQRVGETGALGLSVMSMNFGNIPITTVDQPEGGIGTFSPSFVNMGLSYAKGFSDNIYGGMTVRMISEAISDVSARGVALDAGIQYVTGPFDNIHFGVSLKNVGPRMRFNGDGLSFRTPIPANNPSGTKTFTVENRSANFELPSLVNIGASYDLYFSKDSVSMKNHRVTIAGNFTSNSFSKDQFMFGAEYGFKSFLMVRAGYLFEKGITSTDERTTAFTGPTAGITIEIPFNKSKSTFGFDYSYRHTDPFMGVHSIGARINL, from the coding sequence ATGGGAAAATTTATTAAAAAGATCATTAGTGCTCTTTGTGCATCAGCAGTGCTTGGCAGCAGCACATTTGCTGGCAATGCCGATCGTGCCGGTCAGGCCGGTGCGTCTGAACTGCTTATTAATCCCTGGGCGCGCAGTTCCGGTATGGCCGGAGCCAACACCGCAAGTGTTAAAGGGCTGGAAGGATCATTTTTAAATATAGCCGGGATCGCATTTACCCGGAAAACGGAACTGATATTCTCTCACACCGATTGGCTGAGCGGAACTGATATCAGCATTAATTCGTTTGGTTTTACGCAAAGGGTTGGCGAAACGGGTGCTCTTGGCTTAAGTGTAATGAGCATGAACTTTGGCAATATTCCCATTACTACGGTTGACCAGCCTGAAGGAGGTATAGGAACATTTTCACCATCATTTGTAAATATGGGTCTGTCGTATGCAAAAGGATTTTCCGACAATATATATGGCGGCATGACAGTAAGAATGATCTCGGAAGCGATATCCGACGTTTCGGCACGCGGAGTTGCACTTGATGCAGGTATTCAATACGTAACCGGTCCTTTCGACAATATTCATTTTGGGGTTTCCCTGAAAAATGTTGGCCCTCGTATGCGCTTTAATGGTGACGGTCTTTCTTTCCGCACTCCGATTCCAGCCAACAATCCATCCGGAACCAAAACATTTACAGTTGAGAACCGTTCCGCCAACTTTGAATTGCCGTCCCTGGTAAATATCGGCGCTTCATACGATCTTTATTTTTCAAAGGACAGCGTATCAATGAAAAATCATCGTGTTACTATTGCGGGTAACTTTACATCTAACTCTTTCAGCAAAGACCAGTTCATGTTTGGTGCGGAATATGGCTTTAAATCATTCCTGATGGTCAGGGCTGGTTATTTGTTTGAAAAGGGAATAACCAGTACCGATGAAAGAACAACTGCTTTCACAGGTCCTACAGCGGGAATAACGATTGAGATCCCCTTTAATAAAAGTAAATCTACATTTGGTTTTGATTACTCCTACAGGCATACAGATCCCTTCATGGGGGTACATAGCATAGGAGCCAGAATAAATTTGTAA
- a CDS encoding redoxin domain-containing protein, which translates to MKIIQSATKFLFPLFLLACSAHHTNKNELFTITLKTINGVEFPLQQLSTNKASVFIFLSPDCPVCQSYSLTLNQLFDKYKTDGVKFYGVFPGSNFDRSEIETYIKTYNLKPDLLMDEEKHLSTLLGAKVTPEVFVIDRMGNILYKGSIDNWMYEPGQKRTLITEHYLDDALNALISNTAIKTISTEAKGCLIE; encoded by the coding sequence ATGAAAATTATCCAGTCGGCAACAAAATTTCTATTCCCGCTTTTTCTACTTGCATGCTCTGCCCATCACACTAATAAAAATGAGTTGTTTACCATTACTCTTAAAACGATTAATGGCGTAGAATTTCCACTTCAGCAACTTTCAACAAATAAAGCATCGGTGTTTATTTTTTTATCGCCTGATTGTCCTGTGTGTCAGAGTTATTCTCTTACTTTAAATCAATTATTTGATAAATACAAAACGGATGGAGTGAAATTTTACGGAGTGTTTCCCGGATCAAATTTTGACAGGTCAGAGATTGAAACATATATAAAAACTTACAATTTAAAGCCTGATCTGTTGATGGATGAAGAAAAACACCTGAGCACTTTACTTGGAGCAAAAGTCACTCCTGAAGTATTTGTCATAGACCGAATGGGGAACATTCTCTATAAAGGCAGTATCGATAACTGGATGTATGAACCCGGACAAAAACGAACCCTTATCACAGAACATTATTTGGATGATGCATTGAATGCTCTTATATCAAATACTGCAATAAAAACAATTTCGACTGAAGCTAAAGGATGTTTAATTGAATAA
- a CDS encoding carboxypeptidase regulatory-like domain-containing protein produces MLRKILLVFSFVVAGTVLSYAQTGSLKIKLVDKSNGEPMPFANVLVEQNGAKVAINQTNLDGEVQFTALPPGKYDVKATFVGYQTIQQTGIIVSADKVTYPKLSMSTVAGGVELKAVEVSEYKAPLIDPETKSGSTITRDQFINMAQKNVNTIVAQTAGVFQADQGGALSIRGSRADATSYFIDGVRVIGGFGVSQLGVEQITTITGGIPAQYGDATGGIVSITTRGVQPKFFASVQGESSQYLDAFGHNLLGFSLGSPLYSKRDTAGNKKAVIGFVLSGEFIHRKDPNPSAIGSYKVKDDVLKGLEENPLIPSPTGAGNLRAAEFITMNDLEKIKFRQNVAQSGINLNGKLQFKIADNTDLTIGGNYSYNNQSAFVYEYALFNPQNNPQTINNTYRVNARLVQRFNTKTETEKDKSNSTITNAVYTLQAEYTKNMSVTQDADHKDNFFDYGYVGKFDRLRTRYTFYDAGSDQYYPNFSYSASKNAFVQTGAPGDSLVLFTPATINQTGANYTSQYYQYENNKVHNFNEIQNGLGLLNGDRPGNIYSLWYNTGRQYNGYSIRNDDIFRVYTSFSASVKKHNIQIGFEYEQRIQRGFNVNPIDLWTLMRQLTNSHLTQLDTANPTRVNLGGTYDYIFYDQKYDGNSQKQFDKNLREKLGMQINNTSLINTDAYAPSFYSLGMFSPDELFNNGSALVSYWGYDYTGKKSSATPSFDAFFNDKDPAGNFKRQIGALQPIYIAGYIQDQFDIEDLKFRLGLRIDRYDANQKVLKDKYSLYEMKTVGEVSNLGNHPTSIGNDYVVYVDDVKNPSKIVGYRNEDKWYNPQGTEVNDPNVLAKNASISKLYPYLVDPNSSAISSKAFKDYEPQINLMPRIAFAFPISDLAQFNANYDITTQRPGNNLALPTEYLFWTYSGQSPFVSNAALQPQRTTSYEIGYKQVLNERKNAAITLSAFYKESRNLIQVRNVIQAYPSQYLTFDNIDFSTIKGFSVSFDLRRTNNVQIGANYTLQFADGTGSGATDGLNLVSAGLPNLRTLIPLNIDRRHTMNVVLDYRFGTKGEYNGPVWIRHKGQEQEKVLKLLQDVGFNLAMRAGSGTPFSRQTNVTQDVATGISQRSSLSGNINGSNLPWSYWLDLKIDKNLIMTWRAEQEGKAAKTGSLNVYIVFLNLLNTQNVLAAYRYTGNANDDGFLSSPDGQKYSASQNSPTAFNDLYSVKVNNPGLYSMPRSIRLGFMLGF; encoded by the coding sequence ATGCTACGAAAAATACTACTCGTCTTTTCTTTCGTTGTAGCCGGAACAGTATTGTCATACGCGCAAACTGGCTCATTAAAAATAAAACTCGTTGATAAATCCAACGGCGAGCCTATGCCTTTTGCGAATGTATTGGTTGAACAAAATGGCGCTAAAGTCGCTATTAACCAAACCAACCTTGACGGTGAAGTTCAATTTACAGCACTCCCTCCCGGAAAATATGATGTAAAAGCCACTTTTGTCGGCTATCAAACAATACAGCAAACAGGTATTATTGTGTCTGCCGATAAAGTTACTTACCCTAAGCTTTCTATGTCAACCGTAGCAGGTGGTGTTGAATTGAAAGCCGTTGAAGTATCCGAATACAAGGCTCCTCTCATCGACCCTGAAACCAAATCAGGTTCAACCATCACACGCGACCAGTTCATTAATATGGCGCAGAAAAACGTTAACACCATTGTTGCACAAACAGCCGGTGTATTCCAGGCCGATCAGGGAGGCGCATTAAGTATACGTGGATCTCGGGCGGATGCTACTTCTTATTTCATTGACGGTGTTCGTGTGATCGGCGGCTTTGGTGTATCACAACTAGGTGTGGAGCAAATCACAACAATTACCGGTGGTATTCCTGCACAATACGGTGATGCCACGGGTGGTATAGTTTCCATCACCACACGCGGTGTTCAGCCAAAATTCTTCGCTTCGGTACAGGGTGAATCATCACAATACCTGGATGCTTTTGGCCATAATCTATTAGGCTTCAGCCTTGGCAGCCCCCTCTATTCAAAACGCGATACAGCAGGAAATAAAAAAGCTGTAATAGGCTTTGTTCTTTCAGGTGAATTCATTCACAGAAAAGACCCTAACCCATCAGCAATTGGTTCGTATAAAGTAAAAGATGATGTTCTGAAAGGTCTGGAAGAAAATCCATTAATACCTTCTCCTACAGGAGCCGGAAATTTACGCGCTGCCGAATTCATCACAATGAATGACCTTGAAAAAATAAAATTCCGCCAGAATGTTGCTCAATCAGGTATCAACTTAAATGGTAAACTCCAGTTTAAAATTGCTGACAATACCGACCTTACCATTGGAGGAAACTATTCTTACAATAACCAATCTGCATTTGTATATGAATATGCGCTCTTCAATCCGCAAAACAACCCGCAAACAATAAACAATACGTATCGTGTAAATGCGCGTCTGGTTCAGCGCTTTAATACAAAGACTGAAACGGAAAAGGACAAATCAAACTCAACTATTACAAATGCTGTTTATACTTTACAGGCAGAATATACCAAAAACATGTCTGTTACGCAGGATGCCGACCACAAAGACAATTTTTTTGACTATGGTTATGTCGGGAAATTCGACAGGCTGAGAACAAGATATACCTTCTACGATGCAGGAAGTGACCAATATTACCCGAATTTTTCTTATAGCGCTTCGAAAAACGCTTTCGTGCAGACCGGAGCACCCGGCGATTCATTGGTACTCTTCACTCCGGCCACAATAAATCAAACAGGAGCAAATTATACATCACAATATTATCAATACGAGAATAATAAGGTTCACAATTTCAATGAAATTCAAAATGGTTTGGGTTTATTAAATGGCGACAGGCCGGGCAACATATATTCATTATGGTACAATACCGGCCGGCAATACAATGGTTATAGCATCAGGAATGATGATATCTTTCGGGTTTATACAAGTTTTTCGGCAAGCGTTAAAAAGCACAATATCCAGATCGGATTTGAATATGAACAGCGGATACAACGTGGCTTCAATGTCAATCCTATTGACCTATGGACATTGATGCGTCAATTAACAAACAGCCACCTGACGCAATTGGATACGGCGAATCCTACAAGAGTGAATCTTGGCGGCACTTATGATTACATTTTTTATGATCAAAAATATGATGGGAACAGCCAAAAGCAGTTTGACAAAAATTTACGTGAAAAGCTCGGAATGCAAATTAACAATACTAGTTTAATAAATACTGATGCCTATGCTCCTAGTTTTTATTCATTAGGAATGTTCAGCCCGGATGAACTATTTAACAATGGAAGCGCACTGGTTTCATATTGGGGGTATGATTATACAGGAAAAAAATCAAGTGCTACACCCAGCTTTGACGCATTCTTTAATGACAAAGACCCTGCAGGCAACTTTAAACGCCAGATCGGTGCATTGCAACCTATTTATATTGCAGGGTACATTCAGGATCAGTTTGATATAGAAGATCTGAAATTCCGTTTAGGTTTACGCATTGATAGGTATGACGCCAACCAAAAAGTATTAAAAGATAAATACTCGCTGTATGAAATGAAAACAGTCGGTGAGGTTAGTAATCTTGGTAATCACCCTACCAGTATTGGTAATGATTATGTTGTTTACGTAGATGATGTTAAAAACCCATCGAAAATTGTCGGGTACCGCAATGAAGACAAATGGTATAACCCTCAAGGCACAGAAGTGAACGACCCCAATGTGTTAGCCAAAAATGCAAGTATAAGTAAATTATATCCATATCTGGTTGATCCGAACAGTTCGGCTATCAGTTCAAAAGCTTTTAAAGATTATGAACCTCAGATCAATTTAATGCCTCGTATAGCTTTTGCCTTCCCAATATCTGATCTTGCTCAATTCAACGCCAACTACGACATTACAACACAGCGCCCCGGCAATAACTTAGCACTTCCGACTGAATATCTATTCTGGACTTACAGCGGCCAATCTCCTTTTGTAAGCAATGCTGCCCTGCAGCCACAACGCACAACCAGTTATGAGATCGGTTATAAACAAGTTCTTAATGAACGTAAAAATGCAGCAATCACTTTATCCGCTTTTTATAAAGAGTCACGCAATTTAATTCAAGTAAGAAATGTTATACAGGCATACCCCTCGCAATATTTGACGTTTGACAATATTGACTTTTCTACTATTAAAGGATTTTCAGTATCCTTCGATCTGCGTAGAACAAATAATGTTCAGATAGGCGCCAACTATACACTGCAGTTTGCTGATGGTACCGGTTCAGGTGCAACCGACGGGCTTAATTTAGTTTCTGCCGGATTACCAAATTTAAGGACATTGATTCCTCTTAATATTGACAGGCGTCATACAATGAACGTGGTACTTGACTATCGCTTTGGCACCAAGGGGGAATACAATGGCCCCGTTTGGATCCGCCACAAAGGACAGGAACAGGAAAAAGTCCTGAAATTACTGCAGGACGTAGGATTCAATTTGGCTATGAGAGCAGGTTCCGGCACCCCTTTCAGCAGACAAACCAACGTAACTCAGGATGTGGCAACCGGAATTTCGCAACGCTCATCACTAAGCGGAAACATAAATGGATCTAACCTTCCATGGTCGTACTGGCTTGATCTTAAGATCGACAAGAACCTTATAATGACCTGGAGAGCTGAGCAGGAAGGAAAAGCTGCTAAAACCGGCTCTTTAAATGTGTATATTGTATTTCTTAACCTGCTTAATACTCAGAATGTGCTTGCCGCCTATCGTTATACCGGCAACGCAAATGATGATGGTTTTCTTTCTTCACCTGATGGACAAAAATACAGTGCTTCACAAAACAGCCCGACTGCTTTTAATGATTTGTATTCGGTTAAAGTTAATAATCCGGGTCTATATAGTATGCCCAGGAGTATTCGTCTTGGCTTTATGTTGGGTTTTTGA
- the greA gene encoding transcription elongation factor GreA, whose protein sequence is MSQVSYFTEDGLKKLKDELHHLETVERPSISKQIAEARDKGDLSENAEYDAAKEAQGLLELKISKMKELISTARIIDESQIDTSKVFIHAKVKIKNLKNNATMQYTLVAESEANLKEGRISVDSPIGKGLLGKKVGDKTEIKTPAGSVKFEVISISR, encoded by the coding sequence ATGTCACAGGTTTCATATTTTACGGAAGACGGCTTAAAAAAGCTGAAAGACGAACTCCACCATCTCGAAACTGTTGAGCGTCCCTCGATTTCAAAGCAAATAGCTGAGGCACGGGATAAAGGCGATCTGTCAGAAAATGCGGAGTATGATGCCGCGAAAGAGGCTCAGGGTTTGCTTGAGCTTAAAATATCGAAGATGAAAGAACTCATAAGCACAGCCAGGATTATTGACGAATCACAGATCGATACATCAAAAGTGTTTATTCACGCAAAGGTTAAGATCAAAAACCTTAAAAACAACGCTACCATGCAATACACATTGGTAGCCGAAAGCGAAGCTAACCTGAAAGAAGGAAGAATATCTGTTGACTCCCCGATCGGCAAAGGCTTACTCGGAAAAAAAGTGGGTGATAAAACTGAAATTAAGACCCCTGCCGGAAGTGTAAAGTTTGAGGTAATAAGTATATCACGATAG
- a CDS encoding T9SS C-terminal target domain-containing protein gives MKNIKTLLLLLVLLTLTTLCTIARENIDQPHFKKALVESVMSGCIPAKTQTELDINNVRTTILTGGDMWWNLLSAKYEIPKGGGAHSLFSGSLWIGGIDAGAQLKVAAMTYRQNGNDFWPGPLDTTTVDISAADCAAFDKHFTITRKEVEDFVNGGPITQNIINWPGNGNTSIGQGKYLAPFYDKDGNGIYDPAAGDYPKYSMDSRKFACDDRQVFGDKTLWWVFNDKGNIHTESDGNSIGLEVRAQAFAFTSTDEINNMTFYDYEVINRSSIQLNKTYFGVWVDADLGYAFDDYVGCDVQNGIGYCYNGNPVDGSGALGTYGANPPAVGVDFFRGPKAAEPGDGIDSLVSYVEPNGRISMAKFVYYNNDFTVQGNPTKQTDYYNYLSGKWIDGTPFTYGGNAKGGSTVCAFMFPGDTDPSGKGTQNVPQSAWTETTVGNPVGDRRFLQSAGPFTLKPGAVNNVTIGCVWARATQGGPLASVSLMRDADVKAQALFNSCFKITNGPDAPDLTIQELDKQLIVYLTNKATSNNYKEGYKERDPFISSLPDSLYGFEGYQVYQIVDSTVTVTDLNNPDKARLIFQTDRKNGVAQIVNYYKDQSLGGAWVPQQMVYGADAGVSRSFTVDKDLFAKGDNKLVNHKQYFFTAVAYGYNVGEASADPINRPDGYNLPYISGRRNINNYVAIPHNIAPEAGGTEQHSNYGDGVQLTRIEGQGNGGHILDITSKSVTDILSSTISRAINITYERGKGPVEIKVVDPLNVPPGCFTIAISDSTPNARWTLKNSTTGSIIAQSDTSLLLGSEQIIPELGISIRATYTYDVGYGNAPGNSGILEATISFADPLKNWLSALADVDGTTAPYGNLNWIRSGKTSSTPASPYDDYFSGTNPVDGSQDFEKLLSGTWAPYRLCAYSDAALTCTGGPAWDKLISQNDIRKTLASVDIVLTSDKTKWTRCPVIEMAEETAFAEGGARKMDLRNSPSIDQNGNKGDGTTWSTNPADPGYIAPTGMGWFPGYAINVETGERLNMAYGEDSGLPLENGRDMVWNPTSNVFSSSGANPIFGGKHYIYVFAHSADLTPFSSGDAVLPNGAKSLPPYDRGKAIWELLNTVKVTTSNNNYKRVVYVDAMWVNIPLLSSGHQLLESDVKVRLRVSRKFRKGFSGFYGITAASQAVIDTITPSQNLNYPMYSFCTNDLEAHKGDHEIAKNAIDLINVVPNPYYAFSGYETDQADNRIKITNLPEKCTVRMYSLNGTLIRTFKKDDPKTSLDWDLKNQANIPIASGMYIIHVDAPGVGEKILKWFGVMRPVDLDSY, from the coding sequence ATGAAAAATATAAAAACACTATTGTTACTGTTGGTTTTACTAACATTAACTACCCTTTGCACAATCGCACGCGAAAATATTGACCAGCCGCATTTTAAAAAAGCCCTGGTTGAATCGGTAATGTCCGGCTGCATACCTGCCAAAACCCAAACGGAGCTCGATATTAATAATGTTCGCACTACAATACTTACAGGCGGTGATATGTGGTGGAACCTGCTGTCAGCCAAATATGAAATTCCTAAAGGTGGAGGAGCCCATTCATTATTCTCCGGCTCACTTTGGATAGGCGGTATTGATGCCGGTGCTCAGTTAAAAGTTGCCGCAATGACCTACCGTCAGAACGGTAATGACTTTTGGCCAGGCCCTCTTGATACAACTACTGTAGATATCTCCGCCGCCGATTGTGCTGCTTTCGACAAACACTTTACCATTACCCGAAAGGAAGTTGAAGATTTTGTAAACGGGGGGCCCATTACCCAAAATATTATTAACTGGCCTGGAAACGGAAATACATCGATCGGACAGGGAAAATACCTTGCGCCTTTTTATGACAAAGATGGTAATGGTATTTATGATCCTGCAGCCGGTGATTATCCTAAATACAGCATGGATTCCCGGAAGTTTGCCTGTGATGACAGGCAGGTGTTCGGTGACAAAACCCTGTGGTGGGTGTTTAACGACAAAGGAAATATTCATACTGAGTCGGATGGCAACTCAATTGGACTTGAGGTACGCGCACAAGCCTTTGCCTTCACTTCAACAGATGAGATCAACAATATGACCTTTTATGATTATGAAGTAATTAACCGATCATCGATCCAGCTTAATAAAACATATTTCGGAGTATGGGTGGATGCCGATCTCGGTTATGCTTTTGATGATTATGTTGGTTGCGATGTACAAAACGGTATCGGGTATTGCTACAATGGTAACCCAGTTGATGGAAGCGGCGCACTTGGAACTTATGGCGCCAATCCTCCTGCAGTTGGTGTTGACTTTTTCCGCGGTCCTAAAGCGGCTGAACCTGGTGATGGGATAGACAGCTTAGTTAGTTATGTTGAGCCAAACGGCAGGATCAGCATGGCCAAGTTTGTCTATTACAATAACGACTTTACTGTTCAGGGTAATCCTACCAAACAAACAGATTATTATAATTATTTATCCGGCAAATGGATCGATGGAACTCCTTTCACATATGGTGGTAACGCCAAAGGCGGATCCACAGTTTGCGCCTTTATGTTTCCAGGTGATACTGACCCTTCAGGCAAAGGCACACAAAATGTGCCACAAAGCGCTTGGACAGAAACTACCGTTGGTAATCCTGTAGGTGATCGACGTTTTTTGCAATCAGCCGGTCCATTTACATTGAAGCCGGGTGCTGTAAACAATGTCACTATCGGATGTGTTTGGGCCAGGGCAACACAGGGAGGTCCGCTTGCTTCTGTATCACTCATGCGCGATGCGGATGTTAAAGCACAGGCCTTATTTAACAGTTGCTTTAAAATTACAAACGGCCCTGATGCTCCTGACCTGACTATACAGGAACTTGATAAGCAATTGATTGTTTACTTAACCAATAAGGCAACCTCGAATAATTATAAAGAAGGGTATAAAGAACGTGATCCTTTTATTTCTTCATTACCCGACAGTTTGTATGGATTTGAAGGATACCAGGTATACCAGATCGTTGATTCTACGGTAACTGTTACTGACCTTAATAACCCAGACAAGGCCCGTTTAATCTTCCAAACCGATCGCAAAAACGGAGTTGCGCAAATCGTAAATTACTATAAGGATCAAAGTTTGGGCGGAGCTTGGGTTCCACAGCAAATGGTTTATGGTGCCGATGCGGGCGTTAGCCGTTCATTTACGGTTGACAAAGATTTGTTTGCCAAAGGCGATAACAAATTGGTGAATCACAAGCAATACTTCTTTACGGCAGTTGCCTATGGATATAATGTGGGTGAAGCAAGTGCCGATCCCATCAACCGTCCCGACGGATATAACTTACCCTACATTTCAGGCAGAAGAAATATCAATAATTATGTAGCTATTCCGCATAATATAGCCCCAGAGGCAGGAGGAACTGAACAACATTCCAATTACGGCGATGGAGTTCAATTGACACGCATAGAAGGACAAGGTAACGGCGGACATATTCTGGATATTACTTCTAAATCAGTCACTGACATATTAAGTTCAACCATCTCAAGGGCCATTAACATTACTTATGAACGCGGCAAAGGTCCTGTTGAAATTAAAGTCGTTGATCCTTTAAATGTACCTCCTGGTTGCTTTACCATCGCAATCAGTGACTCAACACCAAATGCCCGCTGGACTCTTAAGAACAGCACTACAGGTAGCATCATAGCTCAATCCGATACGAGTTTATTACTCGGATCAGAACAAATTATTCCCGAATTAGGTATTTCGATAAGAGCAACGTATACCTATGATGTGGGTTATGGGAATGCTCCCGGCAATAGCGGTATCCTTGAAGCAACAATATCATTTGCAGATCCTCTAAAAAATTGGTTATCAGCCCTGGCTGATGTTGATGGTACAACAGCCCCTTATGGCAATCTGAACTGGATCCGTTCCGGAAAAACCTCAAGTACCCCGGCCAGTCCGTACGATGATTATTTTAGTGGCACGAATCCGGTGGATGGTTCACAGGATTTTGAAAAATTATTGTCCGGCACATGGGCGCCATATAGGCTTTGTGCTTATAGTGATGCGGCACTTACATGTACCGGTGGTCCTGCATGGGATAAGCTGATCTCACAGAATGATATAAGAAAAACACTTGCCAGTGTTGATATTGTTTTAACCTCTGATAAAACCAAGTGGACCCGCTGTCCTGTGATAGAAATGGCGGAAGAAACTGCTTTTGCTGAGGGCGGTGCACGCAAAATGGACCTCAGAAATTCACCATCGATCGATCAAAATGGTAACAAAGGTGATGGGACAACCTGGAGCACTAACCCGGCCGACCCCGGATATATTGCCCCAACAGGCATGGGATGGTTTCCTGGTTATGCAATTAATGTTGAAACCGGTGAGCGCCTGAATATGGCTTATGGTGAAGATTCTGGATTGCCACTCGAAAACGGGCGTGACATGGTTTGGAATCCAACCTCAAATGTTTTCTCTTCATCGGGCGCGAACCCAATATTCGGCGGCAAGCACTATATTTATGTATTCGCGCACTCTGCCGATCTCACCCCCTTCTCATCAGGTGATGCTGTTTTACCTAACGGGGCAAAGAGTCTTCCCCCATACGATCGTGGCAAGGCGATCTGGGAATTATTAAACACTGTAAAGGTTACTACAAGTAATAACAATTACAAAAGAGTTGTATATGTTGATGCCATGTGGGTTAATATTCCTTTGCTTTCTTCAGGCCACCAATTGCTGGAATCAGATGTGAAAGTGCGCTTGAGAGTTTCCCGAAAATTCCGGAAAGGATTCAGCGGTTTCTATGGTATAACTGCAGCTTCACAAGCTGTTATTGACACGATTACACCTAGTCAAAACCTGAACTACCCCATGTACAGCTTCTGCACCAATGATCTTGAAGCACATAAGGGTGATCATGAGATCGCAAAGAATGCAATTGATCTCATTAATGTGGTGCCAAATCCTTATTATGCCTTTTCCGGCTACGAAACAGATCAGGCGGATAACCGTATCAAAATAACCAATCTGCCTGAGAAATGCACCGTACGAATGTATTCGCTTAACGGCACGCTTATACGTACGTTCAAAAAGGATGATCCGAAAACATCCCTTGATTGGGATTTGAAGAACCAGGCAAATATTCCGATAGCCAGTGGAATGTATATTATTCATGTTGATGCTCCGGGCGTTGGTGAAAAAATACTGAAATGGTTTGGTGTAATGCGTCCGGTTGACCTTGATTCATATTGA
- a CDS encoding HIT family protein, protein MASLFSKIVKGEIPCYKVAETNDYLAFLDIFPLKQGHTLVIPKKETDYIFDIDDQQLAGLHVFSKQVARAIEKVVPCKRIGVAVIGLEVPHAHIHLVPMNEMSDINFERPKLKLPPNEMERLAQAIQQAFKAL, encoded by the coding sequence GTGGCATCCTTGTTTTCTAAAATAGTAAAAGGCGAGATTCCATGCTATAAAGTAGCTGAAACAAATGATTATTTGGCCTTTCTGGACATTTTCCCTCTTAAACAAGGCCATACCCTTGTAATTCCTAAAAAGGAAACCGATTATATTTTTGATATTGATGATCAGCAATTAGCCGGACTGCACGTGTTTTCAAAACAAGTGGCACGCGCAATTGAAAAAGTTGTTCCCTGTAAAAGGATAGGTGTCGCGGTTATCGGACTGGAAGTACCACATGCTCACATTCACCTGGTACCTATGAATGAAATGAGCGACATCAATTTTGAGCGACCCAAACTCAAATTGCCACCAAACGAAATGGAAAGGCTGGCACAAGCCATACAACAGGCTTTTAAGGCGCTTTAA